From one Deltaproteobacteria bacterium genomic stretch:
- the hslV gene encoding ATP-dependent protease subunit HslV yields MSEQTMHGTTILALRKDGKTVLAGDGQVTLGNTVVKASARKVRRLHGERVLAGFAGATADAFTLFEKFEGKLEAYSGNLTRAAVELAKDWRTDRMLRRLEAMLLVADEERILLISGNGDVIEPDGDVTAVGSGGPYALAAARALLDTDRDAETIARRAMEIAAEICIYTNTSLSLEILP; encoded by the coding sequence ATGAGCGAGCAGACGATGCACGGCACGACCATCCTCGCCCTGCGCAAGGACGGAAAGACGGTGCTGGCCGGGGACGGCCAGGTCACCCTGGGCAACACGGTGGTGAAGGCGAGCGCCCGCAAGGTGCGGCGGCTCCACGGGGAGCGGGTGCTGGCCGGCTTCGCCGGGGCCACCGCGGACGCCTTCACCCTCTTCGAGAAGTTCGAGGGGAAGCTGGAGGCCTACTCGGGCAACCTCACCCGGGCGGCGGTCGAGCTGGCCAAGGACTGGCGTACCGACCGGATGCTGCGGCGCCTCGAGGCCATGCTCCTGGTCGCCGACGAGGAGCGGATCCTGCTCATCTCGGGCAACGGCGACGTGATCGAGCCCGACGGCGACGTCACCGCGGTGGGCTCCGGTGGTCCCTACGCCCTGGCGGCGGCCCGCGCCCTGCTCGACACCGATCGGGACGCCGAGACCATCGCCCGCCGGGCCATGGAGATCGCCGCCGAGATCTGCATCTACACCAACACCTCCCTCTCCCTGGAGATCCTGCCATGA
- the xerC gene encoding tyrosine recombinase XerC, whose protein sequence is MRWVEAFIDELIAIRGQSVQTARAYRSDLVQLHEWLESRGKALPGDDGETWRAIDLEVLRGFLAQRHARASAATLMRKLASMRSFFRWLAEVGVVEQNPAVLLATPKQRRRLPRALPVDDVIALVESPDDDALLGVRDKAILETLYGAGLRVSELTSLDLLDLDLDSRTVRVLGKGGKERMVPLGSKAVLALDRWLDRRRELKPPRTQRAVFLNRYGERLTPRSVARRLDRQVRIVALRHNLSPHALRHSFATHLLGGGADLRAIQELLGHSSLSTTQRYTHVSVEQLAAVYDKAHPKA, encoded by the coding sequence GTGCGCTGGGTGGAAGCCTTCATCGACGAGCTGATCGCCATCCGCGGGCAGTCCGTCCAGACCGCCCGGGCCTACCGCTCCGATCTGGTCCAGCTCCACGAGTGGCTGGAGTCCCGGGGCAAGGCCCTCCCGGGCGACGACGGCGAGACCTGGCGCGCGATCGATCTCGAGGTGCTGCGCGGCTTCCTCGCCCAGCGCCACGCCCGGGCCTCGGCGGCGACCCTGATGCGCAAGCTGGCGTCCATGCGCTCCTTCTTCCGCTGGCTCGCCGAGGTCGGCGTGGTCGAACAGAACCCGGCGGTGCTCCTGGCCACCCCCAAGCAGCGCCGCCGCCTGCCCCGCGCCCTCCCGGTGGACGACGTCATCGCCCTGGTGGAGAGCCCGGACGACGACGCCCTCCTGGGGGTGCGGGACAAGGCGATCCTGGAGACCCTCTACGGGGCCGGGCTGCGGGTCTCGGAGCTGACCTCCCTCGACCTGCTGGACCTCGACCTCGACAGCCGCACCGTCCGGGTGCTGGGGAAGGGCGGCAAGGAGCGGATGGTGCCCCTGGGCAGCAAGGCCGTCCTCGCCCTCGATCGCTGGCTGGACCGGCGCCGCGAGCTGAAGCCCCCGCGGACCCAGCGGGCCGTCTTCCTCAACCGCTACGGGGAGCGCCTCACGCCCCGCTCGGTGGCCCGCCGGCTGGACCGGCAGGTGCGGATCGTGGCGCTGCGCCACAACCTCTCCCCCCACGCCCTGCGCCACAGCTTCGCCACCCACCTGCTGGGCGGCGGGGCGGACCTGCGGGCCATCCAGGAGCTCCTGGGCCACAGCTCGCTCTCGACCACCCAGCGCTACACCCACGTCTCGGTGGAGCAGCTCGCGGCGGTCTACGACAAGGCCCACCCCAAGGCCTGA
- the hslU gene encoding ATP-dependent protease ATPase subunit HslU, with product MSLSFTPREIVSELDRHVVGQKAAKRAVAIALRNRWRRARIREELREEVTPKNIILMGPTGVGKTEIARRLARLAGAPFIKIEASKFTEVGYVGRDVESMVRDLVEAAVNLVRQEEEERVRQRAEEEAEELLLDALYRPREEPAHGFEERPDAHAPIPLGASGQDISHLQAPPAEDTTREKLRMQLRAGAFDDREIEIEVDGGGTLPTMQVFGAQGMEEMMMNLQDLFSNLPGARGGARKEKRKVTVAEARGLLKKQAASRMVDQEKVKREALRRAENDGIIFLDEIDKVAGREGSHGPDVSREGVQRDLLPVIEGSTVTTKYGPVQTDHVLFIAAGAFHVSKVSDLIPELQGRFPIRVKLDSLTEEDFVRILTEPRSSLVKQYSALLETEGLEVEYTEDGIREIARMADEVNAQSENIGARRLHTVMERLLDEASFSASERSGEKIVIDRAYVQRQLESVVEKQDLSQYIL from the coding sequence ATGAGCCTCTCCTTCACCCCCCGGGAGATCGTCTCCGAGCTCGATCGGCACGTCGTCGGCCAGAAGGCCGCCAAGCGCGCGGTCGCCATCGCCCTGCGCAACCGCTGGCGCCGGGCCCGCATCCGCGAGGAGCTGCGGGAGGAGGTCACGCCCAAGAACATCATCCTCATGGGGCCCACCGGGGTCGGCAAGACCGAGATCGCCCGGCGGCTGGCCCGGCTGGCGGGGGCGCCCTTCATCAAGATCGAGGCCTCCAAGTTCACCGAGGTCGGCTACGTGGGGCGGGACGTCGAGTCGATGGTCCGCGACCTGGTCGAGGCGGCGGTGAACCTCGTCCGCCAGGAGGAGGAGGAGCGGGTCCGGCAGCGCGCCGAGGAGGAGGCCGAGGAGCTGCTCCTCGACGCCCTCTATCGCCCGCGCGAGGAACCAGCTCACGGCTTCGAGGAGCGGCCGGACGCCCACGCGCCCATCCCCCTGGGCGCCTCCGGCCAGGACATCAGCCACCTGCAGGCGCCGCCGGCCGAGGACACGACCCGGGAGAAGCTCCGCATGCAGCTGCGGGCCGGCGCCTTCGACGATCGCGAGATCGAGATCGAGGTCGACGGCGGCGGCACCCTGCCCACCATGCAGGTCTTCGGCGCGCAGGGCATGGAGGAGATGATGATGAACCTCCAGGACCTCTTCTCGAACCTCCCGGGCGCCCGGGGCGGCGCCAGGAAGGAGAAGCGGAAGGTCACGGTGGCCGAGGCCCGCGGGCTCCTGAAGAAGCAGGCCGCCTCCCGGATGGTCGACCAGGAGAAGGTCAAGCGCGAGGCCCTGCGCCGGGCCGAGAACGACGGGATCATCTTCCTCGACGAGATCGACAAGGTCGCCGGCCGCGAGGGCAGCCACGGTCCCGACGTGAGCCGCGAGGGCGTGCAGCGCGATCTGCTGCCGGTGATCGAGGGCTCCACGGTGACCACCAAGTACGGGCCGGTGCAGACCGACCACGTCCTCTTCATCGCCGCCGGCGCCTTCCACGTCTCGAAGGTCAGCGACCTGATCCCCGAGCTGCAGGGCCGCTTCCCCATCCGGGTGAAGCTCGACTCCCTGACCGAGGAGGACTTCGTCCGCATCCTCACCGAGCCCCGGAGCAGCCTGGTGAAGCAGTACTCGGCCCTCCTGGAGACGGAGGGGCTCGAGGTCGAGTACACCGAGGACGGGATCCGGGAGATCGCCCGGATGGCCGACGAGGTGAACGCGCAGAGCGAGAACATCGGCGCCCGGCGCCTGCACACGGTCATGGAGCGCCTGCTGGACGAGGCCAGCTTCTCGGCCAGCGAGCGCTCGGGAGAGAAGATCGTCATCGACCGCGCCTACGTCCAGCGGCAGCTGGAGTCGGTGGTCGAGAAGCAGGATCTCTCCCAGTACATCCTATGA
- a CDS encoding alkaline phosphatase family protein: protein MDVVARTTGPRRGPLFALALLLLAAGCEADRPAPAAAPAPTPGAAPAPASRAEAPAERPAKAASPPTKVLVVGTDGFDPVQVRRLVARGAMPNLQKLMQEGSSGTLFSEREIRSPALWTTLATGRPREVHGIYDFVTGSRLWPADRCDEPRRLVTSNMRAVPAIWNLASDAGLTVGVVGWLSTWPAEEVHGVMVSPYVALGQKKQHTIKGGLYADEDRQVYPEARWDEIKQYIVSPFSLKDSEVEKVVPRAPDDLAALYPRLRRYREAARWSIAHTRTMRNTVLGLLETEQPDLTMVFVEGADSLGHRFWLFSQPNEQIEAQLADAGLPTGHAGRLSELYGEVIDRYYTIVDDMLRELLDQVDDDTLIMVISDHGFGSRTGQWELNTQVPFEGEHRIEGFIALRGPGVKAGAKIHGATLYDIVPTIIDALGMEDLEDGEGVSVLPSLEVAEESEPRAAAGPAELEPLDSSFDAEEVERLRSLGYVQ, encoded by the coding sequence ATGGATGTTGTTGCGCGCACGACCGGACCACGCCGGGGGCCCCTCTTCGCCCTGGCTCTCCTCCTCCTCGCGGCGGGCTGCGAGGCCGACCGGCCCGCCCCGGCGGCGGCCCCGGCGCCCACCCCCGGCGCCGCTCCCGCCCCGGCCTCGAGGGCGGAGGCGCCCGCCGAGCGGCCCGCGAAGGCGGCCTCGCCCCCCACCAAGGTGCTCGTCGTGGGCACCGACGGCTTCGATCCCGTGCAGGTGAGGCGCCTCGTCGCCCGCGGCGCGATGCCCAACCTCCAGAAGCTCATGCAGGAGGGGTCCAGCGGCACCCTCTTCTCGGAGCGGGAGATCCGCTCACCGGCCCTCTGGACCACCCTGGCCACCGGGCGGCCCCGGGAGGTGCACGGCATCTACGACTTCGTCACCGGCTCCCGCCTCTGGCCCGCCGACCGGTGCGACGAGCCGCGGCGCCTGGTGACCAGCAACATGCGGGCGGTGCCGGCGATCTGGAACCTGGCCTCCGACGCGGGGCTCACGGTCGGCGTCGTGGGGTGGCTCTCGACCTGGCCGGCCGAGGAGGTGCACGGGGTGATGGTCTCGCCCTACGTCGCCCTCGGTCAGAAGAAGCAGCACACCATCAAGGGCGGCCTCTACGCCGATGAGGACCGGCAGGTCTACCCCGAGGCCCGCTGGGACGAGATCAAGCAGTACATCGTCTCGCCCTTCTCGCTGAAGGACTCGGAGGTCGAGAAGGTGGTGCCCCGCGCCCCCGACGACCTCGCGGCCCTCTATCCCCGGCTGCGCCGCTACCGGGAGGCCGCTCGCTGGTCCATCGCCCACACCCGCACCATGCGCAACACGGTGCTCGGGCTCCTGGAGACCGAGCAGCCGGACCTGACGATGGTCTTCGTCGAGGGCGCCGACTCCCTCGGGCACCGCTTCTGGCTCTTCTCCCAGCCGAACGAACAGATCGAGGCGCAGCTCGCCGACGCCGGCCTGCCCACCGGCCACGCGGGGCGCCTCTCGGAGCTCTACGGCGAGGTCATCGATCGCTACTACACCATCGTCGACGACATGCTCCGCGAGCTCCTCGATCAGGTCGACGACGACACCCTGATCATGGTGATCAGCGATCATGGCTTCGGCTCCCGCACCGGCCAGTGGGAGCTCAACACGCAGGTCCCCTTCGAGGGGGAGCACCGGATCGAGGGCTTCATCGCCCTGCGGGGGCCGGGCGTGAAGGCGGGGGCCAAGATCCACGGCGCCACGCTCTACGACATCGTGCCCACCATCATCGACGCCCTCGGCATGGAGGATCTCGAGGACGGGGAGGGGGTCAGCGTCCTGCCCTCCCTCGAGGTTGCCGAGGAGAGCGAGCCGCGCGCCGCCGCCGGACCCGCCGAGCTCGAGCCCCTCGACTCCTCCTTCGACGCGGAGGAGGTCGAGCGCCTCCGCTCGCTGGGCTACGTACAGTGA
- the argB gene encoding acetylglutamate kinase gives MERNEKATVLIEALPYLQRYRGKTIVVKYGGNAMIDDELKASFAKDLTLLQLVGLKVVVVHGGGPQIGSLLDRLGIASHFVGGMRVTDDETMDVVEMVLAGLVNKEIVALLQQQGARAVGLSGKDGGLLKAARITLEVPMKEGPPEIIDPGRVGEIESVDCEILETLDQSGFVPVVAPVGLGEDGRALNINADLVAGALAVALKAERLLLLTDVAGLLDGDGLLVGRLDLAGARALLESEFVSGGMIPKLRCCVDAVESGVGAATMIDGRVPHAVLLELLTDQGVGTVVRSG, from the coding sequence ATGGAGCGTAACGAGAAGGCCACCGTCCTCATCGAGGCGCTGCCCTACCTGCAGCGCTATCGGGGCAAGACCATCGTCGTGAAGTACGGCGGCAACGCCATGATCGACGACGAGCTGAAGGCCTCCTTCGCCAAGGACCTCACCCTGCTGCAGCTCGTCGGGCTGAAGGTGGTGGTGGTGCACGGCGGTGGACCGCAGATCGGCAGCCTCCTCGATCGCCTGGGGATCGCCTCCCACTTCGTGGGGGGGATGCGGGTCACCGACGACGAGACGATGGACGTGGTCGAGATGGTCCTCGCGGGGCTGGTGAACAAGGAGATCGTCGCGCTCCTGCAGCAGCAGGGGGCGCGGGCGGTGGGGCTCTCGGGGAAGGACGGCGGCCTGCTCAAGGCAGCCCGGATCACCCTCGAGGTGCCGATGAAGGAGGGCCCGCCCGAGATCATCGACCCGGGCCGGGTGGGGGAGATCGAGTCGGTGGACTGCGAGATCCTCGAGACCCTCGACCAGTCGGGCTTCGTCCCGGTGGTGGCGCCGGTGGGTCTGGGCGAGGACGGCCGGGCGCTGAACATCAACGCCGACCTGGTCGCGGGGGCGCTGGCGGTCGCGCTGAAGGCCGAGCGCCTCCTCTTGCTGACCGACGTCGCCGGGCTCCTCGACGGCGATGGGCTGCTGGTGGGGCGCCTCGACCTGGCCGGGGCCCGGGCGCTGCTGGAGAGCGAGTTCGTCAGCGGGGGCATGATCCCCAAGCTGCGCTGCTGCGTGGACGCGGTGGAGAGCGGGGTGGGCGCCGCCACGATGATCGACGGCCGGGTACCCCACGCGGTCCTCCTGGAGCTGCTCACCGATCAGGGAGTGGGCACGGTGGTGCGAAGCGGCTAG
- a CDS encoding aspartate aminotransferase family protein, which produces MTTQRELLEAGQASFFPNYRQPDLVLVKGEGDWVVDHEGRRYLDLIQGIATNVIGHAHPRLVAALKTQAEALWHVSNLYWNEPAILLAKRLCETSFAERVFFCNSGAEANEGALKLARRFHHDRGAPRQEILAFEKSFHGRTMGALKATGQPKYHEGFEPLPGGFEHLPFGEEAIFERIGEQTAAVIVEPIQGEGGLIVPPPGWLRRLRERTEAVGALLILDEVQSGIGRTGTLWAHEHEGITPDILTSAKSLGGGFPIGALLARAEVAASFVPGTHASTFGGNALATRAALTVLEVLLDEGVLEASRETARRLRAGLEDRLVATGKIEGVRGVGLWLGLEVPGKATAFRDAALEEGILVNALGADVVRLAPALTLGAEGEAAALEGLTRVADRL; this is translated from the coding sequence ATGACCACCCAGCGAGAGCTCCTCGAGGCCGGCCAGGCGTCCTTCTTCCCCAACTACCGCCAGCCGGACCTGGTCCTGGTGAAGGGGGAGGGCGACTGGGTCGTCGATCACGAGGGGCGACGCTACCTGGATCTGATCCAGGGCATCGCCACCAACGTGATCGGGCACGCCCACCCGCGCCTGGTCGCGGCCCTGAAGACGCAGGCCGAGGCCCTCTGGCACGTGTCGAACCTCTACTGGAACGAGCCGGCCATCCTCCTGGCGAAGCGCCTCTGCGAGACCTCCTTCGCCGAGCGGGTCTTCTTCTGCAACTCGGGGGCGGAGGCCAACGAGGGGGCGCTGAAGCTCGCGCGCCGCTTCCACCACGATCGCGGCGCGCCGCGCCAGGAGATCCTCGCCTTCGAGAAGAGCTTCCACGGCCGGACCATGGGGGCGCTCAAGGCCACCGGGCAGCCGAAGTACCACGAGGGCTTCGAGCCCCTGCCGGGCGGCTTCGAGCACCTCCCCTTCGGGGAGGAGGCGATCTTCGAGCGCATCGGCGAGCAGACGGCGGCGGTGATCGTCGAGCCGATCCAGGGCGAGGGCGGGTTGATCGTCCCTCCCCCGGGCTGGCTGCGCCGCCTGCGGGAGCGCACCGAGGCGGTCGGCGCCCTGCTCATCCTGGACGAGGTGCAGTCGGGGATCGGGCGGACGGGCACCCTCTGGGCTCACGAGCACGAGGGCATCACCCCCGACATCCTGACCTCGGCCAAGAGCCTCGGCGGCGGCTTCCCCATCGGCGCGCTCCTGGCCCGGGCCGAGGTGGCCGCCTCCTTCGTGCCGGGCACCCACGCCTCCACCTTCGGCGGCAACGCCCTGGCCACCCGGGCGGCCCTCACGGTCCTGGAGGTCCTGCTGGACGAGGGCGTCCTGGAGGCGAGCCGGGAGACGGCCCGGCGCCTGCGGGCCGGCCTCGAGGACCGGCTGGTCGCGACCGGCAAGATCGAGGGCGTCCGGGGCGTTGGCCTCTGGCTGGGCCTGGAGGTGCCGGGCAAGGCGACGGCCTTCCGGGACGCCGCCCTGGAGGAGGGGATCCTGGTGAACGCGTTGGGGGC